One genomic segment of Methanospirillum lacunae includes these proteins:
- the hemC gene encoding hydroxymethylbilane synthase yields the protein MHLKIGTRSSMLARAQAEKVAGLLEKEGVTTELVFISTVGDEKTGVPLHEIGGQGVFVRALDDALINREIDIAVHSMKDIPAERPEGLTTSAILKRDSPADYVVTEKDHDAIRVIGTSSTRRTAQLKRNWSGISILPLRGNVDTRLGKLKAGEYDAIVLAEAGLQRLSLSLPGFRLDPTIHVPSTNQGTIAVVSRNEPPVRGILATIDDEITRTDTLIERAVMEEIGGGCYTPLGIFCKDRHLITEVLSLEGDRVFRLEQKISDLDQAHAFGTEIRKGGRELIDEAYLRLGLSHD from the coding sequence ATGCATCTGAAAATTGGAACCAGAAGTTCGATGCTGGCCCGGGCACAGGCAGAAAAGGTTGCAGGGCTTCTTGAAAAAGAGGGAGTCACAACAGAACTTGTGTTCATATCAACTGTTGGTGATGAGAAGACCGGAGTACCTCTCCATGAGATAGGTGGCCAGGGAGTTTTTGTCAGAGCCCTTGATGATGCTCTCATAAACAGAGAGATTGACATCGCAGTTCACTCGATGAAGGACATTCCGGCTGAGCGGCCCGAAGGTCTGACGACTTCAGCAATCCTGAAACGGGATTCTCCTGCAGATTATGTTGTGACTGAGAAGGATCACGATGCCATCAGAGTCATCGGAACTTCCAGTACCAGACGCACTGCCCAGTTGAAGCGTAACTGGTCAGGGATATCGATACTCCCCCTCAGAGGAAATGTTGATACGCGTCTTGGAAAACTGAAAGCTGGAGAATACGATGCAATTGTCCTTGCCGAGGCCGGACTGCAGCGTCTCTCACTTTCTCTTCCCGGATTCAGACTTGATCCCACAATCCATGTTCCCTCTACCAACCAGGGGACGATTGCTGTAGTGAGCAGAAACGAGCCTCCAGTTAGAGGGATACTCGCAACCATTGACGACGAGATCACCAGAACAGATACCCTGATCGAACGGGCAGTCATGGAAGAGATAGGTGGCGGATGTTATACACCATTGGGAATATTCTGCAAAGACCGCCATCTGATCACTGAGGTGCTCTCACTTGAGGGAGATCGGGTTTTCAGGCTGGAGCAGAAGATCAGCGATCTGGATCAGGCACATGCCTTCGGTACTGAGATCAGGAAAGGCGGACGTGAGTTGATTGATGAAGCCTATTTGAGGTTGGGACTTTCACATGACTGA
- the cobA gene encoding uroporphyrinogen-III C-methyltransferase produces the protein MTETRGKVFLVGSGPGGCGMLTIRAREVIDQAEVILFDQLPGDEVLSSLPKSAELIDVGKYADKHTRKQNEIEDLMIQRAKQGKRVVRLKGGDPFMFGRGGEELETCREHGIPVEVVPGVTSAIAVPASVGIPVTHRKWASQVTVITGNEDPTKEESAIDWEWLARSRGTIVILMGVKNLPTIAETLIKFGREPETPVAVIERGLRPDQRETIGTLATIAEKAAAAGVKPPAVIVIGGVVEMYRSDEE, from the coding sequence ATGACTGAAACTAGAGGTAAAGTATTTCTGGTCGGATCAGGACCGGGAGGGTGCGGAATGCTGACAATCCGGGCCCGGGAAGTGATAGATCAGGCTGAAGTAATTTTGTTTGACCAGCTTCCAGGAGATGAGGTACTCTCTTCCCTTCCAAAAAGTGCTGAACTGATAGATGTAGGAAAATATGCTGACAAACACACCCGCAAGCAGAATGAGATAGAAGACCTCATGATCCAGCGAGCCAAACAAGGAAAACGGGTGGTCAGGCTCAAGGGTGGAGATCCTTTCATGTTCGGCAGGGGTGGGGAAGAACTTGAAACCTGCAGAGAACATGGGATCCCGGTTGAAGTGGTTCCAGGGGTGACAAGTGCCATCGCTGTGCCTGCATCAGTAGGTATACCAGTTACTCACAGGAAATGGGCATCACAGGTAACAGTTATCACAGGAAATGAAGACCCGACAAAAGAAGAATCTGCAATCGACTGGGAATGGCTTGCACGTAGCAGAGGAACGATCGTAATCCTCATGGGTGTAAAAAATCTTCCCACGATTGCGGAAACCCTGATAAAATTTGGAAGAGAACCCGAGACTCCGGTTGCAGTCATCGAACGTGGACTCAGACCTGATCAGCGCGAGACGATCGGAACACTAGCCACAATTGCTGAGAAGGCAGCTGCGGCAGGTGTCAAACCCCCGGCAGTCATCGTCATAGGCGGGGTTGTTGAGATGTACCGATCTGATGAAGAGTGA
- a CDS encoding DUF1015 domain-containing protein, with product MVHIYPFAAVRPADGKAQAIAAVPYDVVSASEAREIINNQPLSFLRISRADALLPDTDPYSDQVYALSKKIFDEYISDGICVQESVPFLYVYRVLHEGRSYTGLSCCVDAREYKSGVIHRHELTRYDKEEDRTRHIDAMNANTGPVVLLHLKNDVVATLLSKSVTGTPLMEVTAANGSIHQIFAVRDSEKIKLIVDAFGKIPALYIADGHHRCKSALNVAERRIEKGINIPEETWHVMGVVFAEDEVKVHGYSRLLTSLGDYTPQTFLTALRAVATITPFEGVEPSSYSITPKQKKTGLHVFHLYLEGRWYECAIQISGAVSRIDSLDVSVLQDQVLVPFLGITDSRGDARLQYLGGARPIRDLMIKVDSGEYVAAIAMQPVDVQTVCAIADDGGIMPPKSTWFEPKLLSGLLVHLLE from the coding sequence ATGGTTCATATATATCCTTTTGCTGCCGTGAGACCTGCTGATGGAAAGGCACAGGCGATCGCTGCAGTTCCTTATGATGTGGTAAGTGCTTCGGAGGCACGGGAGATCATCAACAATCAACCGCTCAGTTTCCTTCGGATTAGCAGAGCAGACGCCCTGCTGCCTGACACAGATCCATATTCTGATCAGGTCTATGCTCTCTCCAAAAAAATATTTGATGAGTATATATCTGATGGAATATGTGTTCAGGAATCAGTTCCCTTCCTCTACGTATACCGGGTTCTCCATGAGGGACGATCGTACACCGGTCTTTCATGTTGTGTGGATGCCCGTGAATACAAGTCTGGAGTTATTCACCGTCATGAATTGACCCGGTATGACAAGGAGGAGGATCGGACAAGACACATCGATGCCATGAATGCCAATACCGGGCCCGTTGTTTTGCTTCATCTGAAGAACGATGTAGTGGCAACACTTCTCAGCAAGTCTGTTACTGGAACTCCTCTCATGGAAGTCACTGCAGCAAATGGAAGCATTCATCAGATCTTTGCAGTGCGTGACTCCGAAAAGATCAAACTAATTGTTGATGCATTTGGTAAAATCCCTGCACTCTATATTGCTGATGGTCATCACCGATGCAAATCTGCCCTGAATGTTGCGGAACGCAGGATTGAAAAGGGTATCAACATTCCCGAAGAGACCTGGCATGTTATGGGGGTCGTCTTTGCAGAAGATGAGGTTAAGGTACACGGGTACAGCCGTTTGCTAACCTCCCTCGGTGATTATACTCCTCAAACCTTTTTGACTGCCCTTCGTGCGGTTGCAACCATAACGCCATTTGAGGGAGTTGAGCCCTCTTCGTACTCGATCACTCCAAAGCAGAAAAAAACAGGGCTTCATGTCTTCCATCTTTACCTGGAAGGAAGATGGTATGAATGCGCAATCCAGATCTCGGGTGCAGTATCACGTATAGATTCTCTTGATGTTTCTGTTCTGCAGGATCAGGTTCTGGTCCCGTTTCTTGGGATCACTGATTCACGGGGAGATGCACGGCTCCAGTACCTGGGTGGGGCCCGACCCATCCGCGATCTGATGATAAAGGTAGACTCAGGAGAATACGTTGCAGCGATTGCCATGCAACCCGTGGATGTACAAACTGTCTGTGCGATTGCAGATGACGGTGGTATTATGCCCCCGAAGTCCACATGGTTTGAGCCAAAACTCCTGAGTGGACTGCTTGTTCACTTGTTAGAATAA
- the rimI gene encoding ribosomal protein S18-alanine N-acetyltransferase: MKEADIPAVESIEQKSFSDFWSRDTLEEALEIFPDTNFIAESQEGIAGYIICGVEDTGEDIYGHICSLAVSPFHRGSGIGSALVQRAEYQVMLKGATAMQLEVRISNQPAQKFYKKLGYEPVFQYAGYYANTEDAIVMMRWFRY; encoded by the coding sequence ATGAAAGAGGCTGATATCCCTGCCGTTGAATCTATTGAACAGAAATCATTTTCAGATTTCTGGAGCCGGGATACTCTTGAAGAGGCTCTTGAAATTTTTCCAGATACCAATTTTATTGCTGAGTCACAAGAGGGAATCGCCGGGTATATCATCTGTGGAGTGGAAGATACCGGTGAAGACATATATGGCCATATCTGCAGTCTTGCAGTATCGCCATTCCACCGGGGGTCAGGAATTGGCTCTGCTCTGGTGCAACGGGCTGAGTACCAGGTCATGCTCAAGGGCGCTACAGCCATGCAGCTTGAGGTCAGGATATCAAACCAGCCCGCACAAAAATTTTATAAAAAACTTGGATATGAACCGGTGTTTCAGTATGCAGGATACTATGCAAACACCGAAGATGCAATCGTCATGATGCGATGGTTCAGGTATTGA
- a CDS encoding CAP domain-containing protein produces MELRPVILLILLSILFIIPSPVAAAQNESSTFDLAISDLHSAPSGAPGSPLYTWFTVTNKGTRISMTDTVTLYLSTDKNITTADYPIGETEISFIRPGNSVETGLIGKVPDTIPAGKYYAGALLTIKFTLLKDANESDNSISSNLVTINNTYTRPQDWYNERISELVLNYTNAERVKRNLTELKRDSALDVVAEDQSQDMADRQFFDHVNPSGENPIDRATRHGYNQTRYLPNGKKFYGISENIVKIPIGDVYQFGKINPDDPDQVASVAIQSFMNSISHKTTLLLPEFRVIGLGTSFDGTSYYITQNFF; encoded by the coding sequence ATGGAATTAAGACCCGTAATACTCCTTATCCTTTTGAGTATCCTTTTCATTATACCATCTCCAGTGGCAGCAGCCCAGAATGAATCATCCACCTTTGATCTTGCCATTTCGGATCTGCATTCTGCTCCATCAGGAGCCCCGGGAAGCCCGCTATACACATGGTTTACAGTAACAAACAAGGGCACCAGGATATCAATGACCGATACAGTCACGCTGTACCTTTCAACAGACAAAAACATTACAACAGCAGATTACCCCATCGGCGAGACAGAAATTTCGTTTATCCGTCCCGGAAATTCAGTGGAAACAGGCCTTATCGGAAAAGTGCCAGATACCATACCTGCTGGAAAATACTACGCCGGTGCATTGCTCACGATCAAGTTTACACTCCTCAAAGATGCCAACGAAAGCGATAACAGCATAAGTAGTAACCTGGTCACCATCAACAATACCTATACCCGTCCCCAGGATTGGTACAATGAACGGATATCAGAGCTTGTACTAAATTATACAAATGCCGAACGTGTTAAGAGAAACCTGACCGAGTTGAAACGGGACTCTGCACTTGATGTTGTTGCAGAGGATCAGAGCCAGGATATGGCAGATCGCCAGTTCTTTGATCATGTAAACCCATCTGGCGAAAACCCAATCGACAGGGCAACACGTCACGGATACAACCAGACGCGATACCTCCCGAACGGGAAGAAGTTCTATGGTATTAGTGAAAATATTGTAAAGATTCCAATCGGCGATGTATACCAGTTTGGAAAGATAAATCCAGATGACCCTGATCAGGTGGCATCAGTTGCAATTCAGTCATTTATGAACAGTATCTCTCACAAAACCACATTGCTACTTCCAGAATTCAGAGTGATCGGACTCGGAACATCATTTGATGGAACAAGTTACTACATCACCCAGAACTTCTTCTAA